The window GCGCTATGACGACACGGCGCTGCTGCTCGACGCGGTCGTGGAGCACGGATTCGAGAGCGACACTGCGCGCACCGCGATCCGCCGCGTCAACCGGATGCACCGCAGCTACGACATCGCCGACGAGGACATGCGGTACGTCCTGTGCACCTTCGTGGTGATCCCGGCGCGCTGGATCGACTGCTACGGCTGGCGGCCCCTGACCCACCACGAGCGCCGCGCCTTCGCGCACTACTACGCCACCCTCGGTCGCCACATGGGCATCCCGGACATCCCGGATTCCTTCGAGGAGTTCGAAGCCTGCCTGAACGCCTACGAGGAGGCTCACTTCGGCTGGGACGAGGGCGGGCGCGAGGTGGCCGACGCCACCCTCGACCTGATGGCCTCCTGGTACCCGGGGCCCCTGGGCCCCGCCATGCGCGGAGTCGGCGTCGCACTGCTCGACGACTCGCTGCTGAGCGCGTTCCGGTACGAGACCCCGCGCCCGGCGGTCCGGCGGCTGGTCCGCGGGGCACTGCGGCTGCGCGGGCGCGCGGTACGGCTGCTGCCGCCGCGCCGGGCGCCGCACCACGCCCGCCAGAACCGGGAGATCAAGGGTTACCCGAACGGGTACGACGTCGGTGAGCTCGGCACCTTCCCGGTACCCGGTCAGGGCGGCTGCCCCGTACCGCATCAGCGCCGTCCCGCCGGAGCGGACGCCCAACCGCCCGCGTAGCGCCGGGACGGGCGGCGGCTCCGGATCCTCGGCGCGGGGGAGCGGTCGCTCAGGGGCGGTGTGTCGCGAGCACCAGGAAGCGG of the Streptomyces sp. NBC_01426 genome contains:
- a CDS encoding oxygenase MpaB family protein, with the translated sequence MRRYDRLREILRLDPDEDFLAIYRLTATYEFPWDITRALELALFRTYAVPSIGRLLAETAEFTERAQKRYDDTALLLDAVVEHGFESDTARTAIRRVNRMHRSYDIADEDMRYVLCTFVVIPARWIDCYGWRPLTHHERRAFAHYYATLGRHMGIPDIPDSFEEFEACLNAYEEAHFGWDEGGREVADATLDLMASWYPGPLGPAMRGVGVALLDDSLLSAFRYETPRPAVRRLVRGALRLRGRAVRLLPPRRAPHHARQNREIKGYPNGYDVGELGTFPVPGQGGCPVPHQRRPAGADAQPPA